One stretch of Pomacea canaliculata isolate SZHN2017 linkage group LG1, ASM307304v1, whole genome shotgun sequence DNA includes these proteins:
- the LOC112570813 gene encoding neuronal acetylcholine receptor subunit beta-3-like, with product MKSSDVASLALLPFLWMSALFLSATSKRQVPKPDFLSYEDVLVKYVLDAYKSRTKFGRPVLNFNDTLKVEFSVQLKQIVDLDEKEQVLTLNVWDQYRWYDNHIGWDPEEYGNVTSVRIPTDKIWIPDIKLYNYADLRLDEHREALSIVHSDGEIFWMPQAVYRSSCNIDVYYFPFDVQNCSLKFGSWSYDGSKLNVSFKEERNYFDLTEYEESNAWRLIDVPAMRIVQYYTCCPEPFVDLRYYLVFQRRSTLYNYILILPCILLTSITLILFWIPPESPAKMQLGLSIFIAFFILLKMLESHLPPGAAHMPLLGTYYCLNMILITLSCFLNVLIVDLTAYGIRANKHPPFTWFFYDVLARGLQLTHLVRPLKASLEHQKTVDKRYEESDKWTNFQDSSSSCEVLAQLQQEQVVRTSGPLAEIDNKLFELRKFIRDQRQRIDDKEKKELLAKHWRGVALILDRIFFINYLIIITGSLGYILPVLASSANGYESTFLEIAKKKT from the exons ATGAAGTCGAGTGACGTAGCAAGTTTGGCTTTGCTGCCCTTCCTTTGGATGTCGGCTCTCTTCCTGTCTGCAACGTCGAAGCGAC aGGTACCAAAGCCCGACTTTCTGTCTTACGAGGACGTCCTGGTGAAGTACGTTCTAGACGCCTACAAATCGCGCACCAAGTTCGGGCGACCGGTGCTGAACTTCAACGACACCCTCAAGGTGGAGTTCTCCGTGCAGCTCAAGCAGATCGTCGACCTGGACGAGAAGGAGCAGGTGCTGACGCTGAACGTCTGGGACCAGTAT CGCTGGTACGATAATCACATTGGATGGGACCCTGAAGAATACGGGAACGTCACCAGTGTGCGAATACCCACAGACAAAATCTGGATTCCAGACATCAAACTCTACAACTA CGCTGACCTACGGTTGGACGAGCACCGCGAGGCACTGAGCATCGTCCACAGCGACGGTGAGATCTTCTGGATGCCGCAGGCCGTGTACCGCAGCTCCTGCAACATCGATGTCTACTATTTCCCCTTCGATGTTCAGAACTGTTCACTCAAGTTCGGCTCCTGGTCCTACGATGGCTCCAAGCTCAACGTGTCCTTTAAGGAAGAGCGCAACTACTTCGACCTGACGGAGTACGAGGAGAGCAACGCCTGGCGTCTCATCGACGTGCCGGCCATGCGCATCGTGCAGTACTACACCTGCTGCCCCGAGCCCTTCGTCGACCTGCGCTACTACCTGGTCTTCCAGCGCCGCTCCACCTTGTACAACTACATCCTCATCCTGCCCTGCATCCTGCTCACCTCCATCACACTCATCCTCTTCTGGATCCCGCCGGAGTCGCCGGCCAAAATGCAGCTAG gtCTCTCGATCTTCATCGCTTTCTTCATTCTTCTGAAAATGCTGGAGAGTCATTTGCCTCCAGGGGCGGCTCATATGCCACTGCTAG GTACTTACTACTGCCTCAACATGATCCTCATCACTCTGTCGTGTTTCCTCAACGTCCTCATCGTTGACCTCACGGCCTACGGCATCAGGGCCAACAAGCATCCGCCGTTCACATGG TTTTTCTACGACGTGCTGGCACGAGGACTACAGCTGACTCACCTGGTTCGACCCCTCAAGGCATCTTTGGAGCACCAGAAGACTGTGGACAAGCGGTATGAGGAGTCGGACAAGTGGACCAACTTCCAGGATTCCAGCTCATCCTGCGAGGTCCTTGCCCAGCTCCAGCAAGAGCAGGTTGTGCGGACATCTGGCCCCCTGGCGGAGATCGACAACAAGCTGTTCGAACTCCGCAAGTTCATTCGCGACCAACGACAAAGGATTGACgacaaggagaagaaagagctACTTGCCAAGCACTGGAGGGGTGTAGCCCTCATCCTTGATCGCATCTTCTTCATCAACTACCTGATCATCATCACTGGTTCCCTGGGCTACATTCTTCCGGTCCTGGCGTCGTCGGCCAATGGGTACGAGTCCACGTTTCTGGAaatagcaaaaaagaaaacttaa